The genome window TGCTTCAGAGGAAGCAGAAGTCAAACAGGCCACCAGTTGGTCTTTGTCACCAAGTGATTGTGGAGTTGTTGGAAACCATGAGGAGCCAGGAGTGGACTCGCTGGCTGAGCAGAGAGAGGTATTGGAATAAGCCAAGGGTGACCAGCATTTGGAGCCCCACAAAAGGACCTGCATAGCTTTATGAGGGAGCAGTGCCCCCTGCCCTTGTGTGTGCAGTACTGGCTGCCTCTGAAATGCTGATCTTTCTAGCACCTTCTTTGTATTTGCAGAACATCATCAAGAAAGTGATCGGACAAAAATTTGTATACAAGTTTGTCTCCTTtcctgagattttaaaaatggatcCACATGCCGTGGAAATCAGCAGAGAGAGCCTTTTGCTGCAGGACAGCGACTGTAAGATGCCTTCGGAGAGCAGGGATCAGCACAAGCACAGCTTGTCAGCACTGAAAAGCACAAGCCGTAATGAGTATATCCACTCTGGCCTGTACTCCTCTTTCACTATCAACTCTCTGCAGAACCAGCCAGACCCTTACAAGAccatcaaaacagaaaaactggaGAAGTCAGAAGGAAACACACCAGTTGAAGAAGTCCGGACTGTTATCAGATTTGTGACaaataaaacagacaaacaagTTACAAGGCCCATGGTGTCGTTGCCTTCTACTTCTGaaacagcagctgcctctgctttccTCAACTCTTCAGTATCAGCTAAAATATCTTCCTTAATGCTACCCAACAGTGCTAGCATTTCATCTccatcatcatcctcctccAGGTCACCATCTCTGTCTCCCACCTCCCCCCTCCCTACAGAACACAAGAGCTTCTTCCTTGACTCCAGTTGCCACGACTCAGATTCCCTTGAGCCTCTGAACCTCTCCTCAGGCTCCAAGGCCAAATCCCCATCTCTTCCCCCAAAggctaaaaaacccaaaggctTGGAAATCTCTGCCCCACCTATGATTCTCTCCAGCACCGACATTGGTTCCATTGCCCTCAACAGCCCTGCGCTTCCTTCGGGATCCCTGACTCCAGCTTTTTTCACTGCACAGGTAAGACCTGCCTGTCTCCAGGCATTCCCTCCATGTGGCTAACAGTGTTAGTTCTGTGGGTCTGTCACCAtctgatgggaaaaaaaccccaacataaaggaaagagggaaacaCAGCAGTGCTCTGAACAAGAGGTGGGAAGTGGGTTTCTCCTGGGGTTTGTTCCTAATTGAGTGTGGGAAAAGCCGTCATGGTTCACAAACTGCCTGAAAGAATAAGGAGATGGGCAGCCATTAGTGAATTGTTTATCAGTTCAAACCAGCCTCCAGATctacaaaacaaacaggaaaaagccaaaaagaaaaaaccacaggggttttgTAGGTCACAACTTGAGCATGTGGGGTGCTTGGTTAGATTTCTCTACTAGATGTTGCATCCATTCAAACAGTGTGACCTTTTTGTTAATTTCTGAATACAGAGCAAATTAAGTGGTTTCTAAGACAGGCTCTGAAGTCAGTTTAAATTTCTGAAGTTGTACAGATTCACAGAGTACTTGCCAGAGCTTCCTTTCAGCAGAGAACTACTGAATAACTAGAAggttattttgttctttttaataacATATTTGTGGTGATGTCAACAGCGAGTTCTCATTTTCAAGCTAGTCTATGAAAAAAAGTCTAGGAGTTCagaacagaagaggaaaataatacaGATATGACTCAGTATGTTCATTGGTGAGTTTTGTCTTACAATACCACCTCAAAATTAGACCAAAGAAAATTCCAATAATAAAATTATCCCAATGTGGTAATATTATCCCCCATGATCCCTAGCCCTGAAGTACCAGTTGATGCAAATACTAGCATTGAATGTAGCAAACTGGACAGTAAATAAACAAGGACAAAGGTGTGTTACAAGCCCTCCCTCACTTCAGAGTGCCTAGAAGACCCATGGTATCCAGAATCCCATCACCTCTTCCCTGTTTGAAGGTGTTGGAGGTGTTTGATGTGGGCAGTGTTGTGTGCCTGCATGGCACAAGGGCCTGGCAGAAGTGAGTGTTGGCAAGTGctctcagccagcacagcacttGCTCTCAGCTGGCTGCAGAGTGAGTTTGTGCAGCTCAGGCACACCTGTAAGCCACCGAGATACAAAGTTGTGCCACCAAGAAGAGCTGTGGGCTGACACCTGTCATTTTTGACATCATAAAGCCTTTAAGTGAAGTTATGTTTGGCAGGAAGAACAGAAGTGTGGCAAACCAAAACTGAGATGCATTGACAAACTTACAACCTCTAACTGTGGTATaaccacagtattttttttgtaGGGAGCAAATCTGACAACATCAGATGCCAACCAGACACAATGACAGTGTGAGTTATTTCAAACCCACTTTAATCTGCTGCTGCCCCCAAACCACAGGATGAACAGAGATTTTGTTTCCTGgttttgtaattatttctttGAATATTTAACCTTCCCATGCACCTATGAACTGGTGTACTTACTGCCCTGAAAAGGAATTATGTTGAGGTTTGTGGCACTGCTTTAGCTGGGAGGATACCTAAGGGTGTGATGAGTGTTACCCAACTTAAAGCTATCACAAATCCTTTTTACAGGTTGTCCTATCACAGAAGAGGCATATGGCATCTGTGTAGGGTAGTTCCTGGGTCTAATTATTTAAACTTTTGGCTATACAGCAACATAGCTTTTATCCTCTCCTTTAGCCTTCTTTTTCTATTGTTGATAAGAAGTACCCTGCATCCTAAACACTCGTCCTAGTGAATATAGAATGAAAACTACATAGCAGCTGTATTCAGATTACGGTAATATCACAATTCAGAATAACTAAAGCCATAATTTAGACAGGAAATCTGCTGTTCATCCCATTATCCAAGGAACATGCATCATATCTCAAACGTTCTCTGATTTATCAGATCCCAGTGTGAAACACCTGCTGCCAGGGGCAGGTGCAGAAAAGGATGTCTGCTCCAGGAGTGATGTATGTTCTGAGAAGGTCCTGCTGCCTGAGAGGATATTTCACATGGCTTTCTACTGTATCTGCGGGTCATGAGGAATACCCTCAGGTGGAATGCTGTGAAAGGGCACATGATACACACAATAAATATTAGAACAGAAATGAATGTGTGACAGCACTTGTGTGCTTTCTAACAGCTGGAAGTGACAAGATTATATGTACACACATTGTCACAGAAGTCAGGAGCCATGACCATCATTGCTTAACAAATCCCCTCTGTGCAAtgaattatttctatttaaactGTTCCTGTGCTTAGATTACAATGACGTTTCACAAGTAGGAACTTCCCAATGGGTTCAACATCTAATGCCAGATGCATGGCTGCATGTGGGCAGAAAATGAAGTGACACATCAATTTTTGCGTGTAATTTAGGGATAGGCTGTCCTGTGGTGTTGTTTACACTTAGATTTCCTCTGGTGGTTTTGATACTTGGCTGATGGCAATATTGAGAACAAGCCTGGGAGGCCCTGTGCTctttttgcattaaatattaaacagaTTTGGAGGCTTCCTTTGGCTGGCTCTTGGTTCTGTCAGAACTTGCAGACATTAGTGCTCTGCTCATCATAGGATATGAGCTTTTGCTTAGCACTGTTTTAGGCATGTTAGTGTGCTTCGAGAGATAAATGGAAGGCAACTCAGTTTTTCAGATCTCTGTGAAGACTTGCTTTGGCTGCATCTAGGAACATCTAGAATAAACATCTCTAAGTCTTCCTCATTATTTTCAGAAGGCCCCCTCAAGAACTGCACTTTGAGTTCTGGATATCTGCAgcttcttaaagaaaaaataaagaatggaGGCTAACTGCGGGAGTTCTTGGTATAGCTGCCACAGCATGGTGTCCTTAGTTTAATGTTGTTGAGTCTAGCTACTTACATCTTTGGTTTTAAGGTTAGTAGGCTCTTCTGTAAGTAGATCTGAGTATTTATCCTGACCTAATTCAGTGTGCTGTCTGTCTCATAAATCTCCACCGGTAACTGCCTGCCAATGGAGCACCAGCTTGAAACGTGGCACAGGAAAGGGGCTCTTGCTGGTGCTGCTGATTTCCTGCTCCTGGGAAGAGAGTGTTTGCAAAGGGCTCTTGAGAAGTGCATGCTTGTCAAATGgtggtggttttattttttttgggtttttttttggttttttgttttgttttgtttttttttttttttttttttttttttttttttgacaagagCTGTCACTTGATGAGATCAAGACTGATGTCTTCTCCTTGCCAGGCCTCCACCCACTCTTTGCCCCTTTTGTTGGCATGCAGATATATCCCAGCCCTGACTGGTACTCTATGACTTCCTGATATATGAATCAATACCTTTTGCTTTCTCAGTGATAGCACAGGTTTATTACTCCGTGGGAcaaacatattttcttccatGGGGTTTGGTTGTTTCTGATCCACCTTCTTTATCACAATGAAGGTGGCAGGGTCCTTTCCCTGCACATTTCTCCACAAACCCCACTTCATCTGAGATTCCTTAGCAAAACCATTCAAGAGCAGCCAAGGTCTTTGTATGAAACAGCCTTTCATAATCTCCAGGATAACTTTAATATTTGCTGCTCCTTGTCTTTCCCATCTCTTCTACTGGTGCCAAACTAACTGTTTGACCCTATTGTGAACTGCAGTGCAAGCACGTCACAGCAGGTCTGTGTTCCCGTGCGCCTGCACAGAGCCCCAAACACCGCAACCGATGCCTCGGGCACTGCTTGCCAGATGAATCTGACACTCAAAATGCATGTGAGCCATGGCAGTGCCTGTGTGAGCCTGCTGTCTGCAGGGTCTGGCAGAGGGCAGGTGTGATGGGCCCTGGTGTCAACAGCTGCTAAGGGAGACCCCCGGCTGCAATTGCCCTATGTGGGAAGTTTGTATTTCTGGCCTGGTGGGGAGCACCAGAATATATGACCTGCTGGTTACTACAGGGAGATGCAGGTACTCTC of Vidua macroura isolate BioBank_ID:100142 chromosome 5, ASM2450914v1, whole genome shotgun sequence contains these proteins:
- the ELK3 gene encoding ETS domain-containing protein Elk-3 isoform X1; the encoded protein is MESAITLWQFLLQLLLDQKHEHLICWTSNDGEFKLLKAEEVAKLWGLRKNKTNMNYDKLSRALRYYYDKNIIKKVIGQKFVYKFVSFPEILKMDPHAVEISRESLLLQDSDCKMPSESRDQHKHSLSALKSTSRNEYIHSGLYSSFTINSLQNQPDPYKTIKTEKLEKSEGNTPVEEVRTVIRFVTNKTDKQVTRPMVSLPSTSETAAASAFLNSSVSAKISSLMLPNSASISSPSSSSSRSPSLSPTSPLPTEHKSFFLDSSCHDSDSLEPLNLSSGSKAKSPSLPPKAKKPKGLEISAPPMILSSTDIGSIALNSPALPSGSLTPAFFTAQTPNGLLLTPSPLLSSIHFWSSLSPVAPLSPARLQGPNTLFQFPTLLNGHIPVPLPSLDRASSPILLSPNAQKS